In a genomic window of Mycolicibacter heraklionensis:
- the pstA gene encoding phosphate ABC transporter permease PstA yields MTAQLLDAPVKPSVSPRHHLSMRRRVTDKIATAAFYSSFGVAAIPLVWLLWVVVARGWHAIASLSWWTHSLRGVLPEEFAGGVYHALYGTLVQAGVAAVLAVPLGLMTAIYLIEYGGGRWARLTTFMVDVLAGVPSIVASLFVFSLWIATLRFEQSAFAVSLALALLMLPIVVRSTEEMLRLVPDELREASYALGVPRWKTILRIVIPTALSGILSGIFLSIARIIGETAPVLVLVGYSRSINFDIFHENMASLPLLIYSELGNPQAAGAARVWGAALTLIILVAISAIVAAVATRLTSVHDR; encoded by the coding sequence ATGACAGCCCAACTGCTCGACGCACCGGTCAAACCGTCGGTGTCACCTCGCCATCACCTCAGCATGCGGCGCCGGGTGACGGACAAGATCGCCACGGCGGCGTTCTATTCCTCGTTCGGCGTCGCGGCGATCCCGTTGGTCTGGCTGCTCTGGGTCGTGGTGGCCCGCGGTTGGCACGCGATCGCCAGTCTGAGCTGGTGGACGCACTCACTACGCGGCGTCCTGCCCGAAGAATTCGCCGGCGGGGTGTATCACGCGCTGTACGGCACCCTGGTGCAGGCCGGGGTAGCCGCCGTGTTGGCGGTACCGCTGGGGCTGATGACGGCGATCTACCTGATCGAGTACGGCGGCGGCCGATGGGCGCGATTGACCACCTTCATGGTCGACGTGCTCGCCGGGGTGCCTTCGATCGTGGCGTCACTGTTCGTCTTCAGCCTGTGGATCGCCACCCTGCGATTCGAGCAGAGCGCGTTCGCGGTGTCGCTGGCGCTGGCTCTGCTGATGTTGCCGATCGTGGTGCGCTCCACCGAGGAGATGCTGCGCCTGGTCCCCGACGAACTGCGGGAGGCCAGTTACGCACTGGGGGTGCCGCGATGGAAGACGATCCTGCGCATCGTCATTCCCACCGCGCTCTCGGGCATTCTGTCGGGAATTTTCTTGTCGATCGCCCGGATCATCGGTGAGACCGCCCCCGTGCTGGTGCTGGTGGGCTACAGCCGGTCGATCAACTTCGACATCTTTCACGAGAACATGGCCTCGCTGCCGCTGCTGATCTATTCCGAGCTGGGGAACCCGCAGGCGGCCGGGGCTGCCCGAGTCTGGGGTGCGGCGCTGACGCTGATCATCCTGGTCGCAATCAGCGCGATCGTGGCAGCCGTGGCGACTCGGCTCACCTCGGTCCACGACCGCTGA
- a CDS encoding serine/threonine-protein kinase PknD, whose translation MSIVTGEWSVVNNSGLASQVGSQFGPYRLLRLLGRGGMGEVYEAEDTRKHRSVALKLIAPVLSNNPAFRSRMQREADAAGRLTEPHVVPIHDYGEIDGQMFVEMRLIDGNDLGMELQRSGPLAPARAVAVIEQVAAALDAAHAGGITHRDIKPANILLTRDDFAYLVDFGIARAAADPGLTQTGMALGTYNYMAPERFSGAEVDYRADIYSLACVLSECLSGVQPYRSETIERLIASHLMEPAPRPSQLRPGLVPIALDQVIARGMAKNPRERFSSAGDLARAAHDALTTAEQHQAAMIVQQGGVATRMASSVGAATNGGGSSPASGYRQQSVGYEHRGYEPNSYDQPQDQTQMRPAITGWRDRPAQQSPAAAPVFAAEAKNRGDRRWLVPAAAAAALLVAVGVGGYAVTHRSDTSPAASASANGQSVLPLDGLSFRLSPGGLALDSSGNVYVTNQSMYGRVVKLEPGSNAPVMLPFTGLYEPQGVAVDRAGAVYVTDFNNRVVKLDPDSNVQSELPFTGLNYPEGLVVDNDGSVYVADRGNNRVVKLPAGADTQVVLPFAGLHNPDDVALDSAGNVYVTDTDNDRVVRLAAGSNTQSVLPFTGLDAPWGVTVDGAGNVFVTNHSSHAVLKLAAGSNTQTKLPFTGLNTPLQVVVGPDGTLYVADRGNNRVVKLVGGTEPRG comes from the coding sequence ATGTCGATCGTGACCGGTGAATGGAGCGTCGTGAACAACAGCGGGCTGGCTTCGCAGGTGGGTTCCCAATTCGGTCCATACCGGTTGCTCCGGCTGCTGGGGCGAGGCGGTATGGGTGAGGTCTATGAGGCCGAAGACACCCGCAAGCACCGATCGGTTGCACTGAAGCTGATCGCCCCCGTGCTGTCGAACAATCCGGCGTTCCGAAGCCGGATGCAGCGTGAGGCCGACGCGGCGGGCCGACTGACCGAGCCGCATGTGGTGCCCATCCACGACTACGGCGAGATCGACGGACAGATGTTCGTCGAGATGCGGCTGATCGACGGCAACGACCTCGGCATGGAGTTGCAGCGCTCCGGCCCGCTGGCCCCGGCGCGAGCGGTGGCGGTGATCGAACAGGTGGCCGCCGCCTTGGACGCCGCACACGCCGGCGGAATCACCCATCGCGACATCAAGCCGGCGAACATCCTGCTCACCCGGGATGATTTCGCCTACCTGGTCGATTTCGGCATTGCCCGCGCCGCGGCAGATCCCGGCCTGACCCAGACCGGGATGGCGCTGGGCACCTACAACTACATGGCGCCAGAGCGGTTCAGTGGGGCCGAAGTCGACTACCGTGCCGACATCTATTCGCTGGCCTGTGTGCTGAGCGAGTGTCTGAGCGGTGTGCAGCCGTACCGGAGCGAGACCATTGAACGACTGATCGCCTCACATCTGATGGAGCCCGCCCCGCGGCCCAGTCAGCTGCGGCCGGGCCTGGTGCCGATCGCATTGGACCAGGTGATCGCCAGGGGGATGGCGAAGAATCCGCGGGAGCGATTCAGCAGCGCCGGCGACCTGGCCCGTGCCGCGCACGACGCGCTGACCACCGCGGAGCAGCATCAGGCCGCGATGATCGTGCAGCAGGGTGGCGTGGCTACCCGAATGGCCAGCTCCGTCGGCGCTGCCACCAACGGCGGCGGGAGCTCTCCCGCCTCCGGGTACCGGCAGCAGTCGGTCGGCTACGAGCACCGCGGCTACGAACCGAACTCTTACGACCAGCCGCAGGATCAGACGCAGATGCGGCCCGCCATCACCGGTTGGCGGGACCGGCCGGCGCAGCAGTCCCCGGCTGCCGCACCGGTATTCGCCGCCGAGGCAAAGAACCGCGGCGACCGCCGATGGCTGGTGCCGGCCGCGGCAGCCGCGGCGCTGCTGGTCGCAGTCGGCGTGGGTGGTTACGCGGTCACCCACCGCTCGGATACGTCCCCCGCGGCGTCGGCGTCGGCGAATGGGCAGAGTGTGCTGCCCTTGGACGGTCTGAGCTTCCGGTTGTCCCCGGGCGGGTTGGCGTTGGACAGTAGCGGAAACGTCTACGTCACCAACCAGAGCATGTACGGCCGGGTGGTGAAGCTGGAACCGGGATCGAACGCCCCGGTGATGCTGCCGTTCACCGGGCTCTACGAACCGCAAGGCGTAGCCGTCGATCGGGCCGGTGCGGTGTACGTCACCGACTTCAACAATCGGGTGGTGAAGCTGGACCCGGATTCCAATGTTCAGTCCGAGCTGCCGTTCACCGGGCTGAACTATCCGGAAGGCCTGGTGGTGGACAACGACGGCAGCGTCTACGTCGCCGACCGGGGTAACAACCGGGTGGTCAAGTTGCCCGCCGGAGCCGACACCCAGGTGGTGCTGCCGTTCGCCGGGCTGCACAACCCCGACGACGTGGCTCTCGACTCCGCCGGCAACGTCTACGTCACCGACACCGACAATGATCGGGTGGTGCGGCTTGCGGCCGGATCCAACACCCAGAGCGTGCTCCCGTTCACCGGTCTCGATGCCCCGTGGGGCGTCACCGTTGACGGTGCCGGCAACGTCTTCGTCACCAACCACAGCAGCCACGCCGTGCTGAAGCTGGCCGCCGGGTCCAATACCCAGACAAAGCTGCCGTTCACCGGCCTGAACACCCCGCTGCAGGTCGTGGTTGGTCCGGACGGCACCCTCTACGTCGCCGACCGGGGCAACAACCGGGTGGTGAAACTGGTGGGGGGCACTGAACCGCGGGGTTGA
- the pstS gene encoding phosphate ABC transporter substrate-binding protein PstS, with product MVVACGGGQSSSASGSGSSAVQCGGKQKLTASGSTAQAHAIEQFVYAYIRACPDYTLDYRANGSGNGIAEFSSGQTELAGSDSPLDPSNGEPQRVAARCGSTPWHLPTVFGPIAVTYNIGGVNELDLDGPTLAKIFNGTITKWDDPALKALNKDAALPAEPIHVVFRSDDSGTTDNFQKYLDVASDGSWGRGVGKTFNGGTGVGAAGNDGTSALLRTTEGSITYNEWSYAVGRELNMAQIVTSAGPQPVTISVDSVDKTIAGAKFSGAGNDLVVDTSSFYKPTVAGAYPIVLVTYEIVCSQYPDSATAQAVKAFMQAAIGDGQQDLDQYGYIPLPPEFTSKLKTAVDAIS from the coding sequence ATGGTCGTGGCCTGCGGTGGGGGCCAATCGTCGTCGGCGTCAGGGTCGGGCTCCTCAGCGGTGCAGTGCGGCGGCAAGCAGAAGCTGACCGCGAGCGGTTCGACGGCCCAGGCGCACGCGATCGAACAGTTCGTCTACGCCTACATTCGGGCCTGCCCGGACTACACCCTGGACTACCGGGCCAACGGGTCCGGCAACGGCATCGCTGAATTCTCCAGTGGGCAAACCGAATTGGCCGGATCCGACTCGCCGCTTGATCCGTCGAACGGTGAGCCGCAGCGGGTGGCTGCGCGGTGCGGCTCGACGCCCTGGCACCTGCCGACGGTATTCGGCCCGATTGCCGTGACCTACAACATCGGCGGCGTCAACGAACTCGACCTGGACGGTCCCACGTTGGCCAAGATTTTCAACGGCACCATCACCAAGTGGGATGACCCCGCGCTGAAAGCTCTCAACAAGGACGCGGCGTTGCCCGCCGAGCCCATCCACGTGGTGTTCCGCAGCGACGACTCCGGAACCACCGACAACTTCCAGAAGTACCTCGACGTCGCCTCCGACGGTTCCTGGGGCCGCGGTGTGGGCAAGACCTTCAACGGCGGTACCGGTGTCGGGGCCGCCGGCAACGACGGCACCTCGGCGCTGTTGCGAACCACCGAGGGGTCGATCACCTACAACGAGTGGTCCTATGCGGTGGGGCGCGAGCTCAACATGGCCCAGATCGTCACGTCGGCGGGCCCGCAACCGGTCACCATCTCCGTCGACTCGGTGGATAAGACCATCGCCGGAGCCAAGTTCAGCGGTGCCGGAAACGATCTGGTGGTGGACACCTCCTCGTTTTACAAACCGACCGTGGCGGGCGCCTACCCGATCGTCTTGGTGACTTACGAGATCGTCTGCTCGCAATACCCCGACTCGGCGACGGCGCAAGCGGTCAAGGCGTTTATGCAAGCGGCGATCGGCGACGGACAGCAGGACCTGGACCAGTACGGCTATATTCCGCTGCCGCCGGAATTCACGTCGAAATTGAAGACGGCGGTCGACGCTATTTCCTGA
- the pstB gene encoding phosphate ABC transporter ATP-binding protein PstB translates to MAKRLDLSDVNIYYGSFHAVADVTLSVPPRSVTAFIGPSGCGKSTVLRTLNRMHEVIQGARVEGSVLLDGEDIYQPGIDPVGVRKAIGMVFQRPNPFPTMSIRDNVVAGLTLQGVRNRKLLDETVEQSLRGANLWNEVKDRLDKPGGGLSGGQQQRLCIARAIAVQPDVLLMDEPCSALDPISTMAIEELISQLKQDYTIVIVTHNMQQAARVSDQTAFFNLEAVGKPGRLVEIDGTEKIFSNPRLKETEDYISGRFG, encoded by the coding sequence GTGGCCAAAAGGTTGGACCTGAGCGACGTCAACATCTATTACGGGTCGTTTCACGCGGTGGCCGACGTGACGTTGTCGGTACCACCACGCAGTGTCACCGCGTTCATCGGTCCCTCGGGCTGCGGCAAGTCGACGGTGCTGCGCACGCTCAACCGGATGCACGAGGTCATCCAGGGAGCGCGGGTCGAGGGCTCGGTGCTGCTGGACGGCGAGGACATCTACCAACCCGGCATCGACCCGGTGGGGGTGCGTAAGGCGATCGGGATGGTGTTTCAGCGCCCAAACCCGTTTCCCACCATGTCGATCCGCGACAACGTGGTCGCCGGCCTGACCCTGCAAGGCGTGCGCAATCGCAAGTTGCTCGACGAGACCGTCGAACAGTCGCTGCGCGGGGCGAACCTGTGGAATGAGGTCAAGGACCGGCTGGACAAGCCCGGTGGCGGGCTGTCGGGTGGTCAGCAACAGCGGCTGTGCATCGCGCGGGCGATTGCGGTGCAACCCGACGTGCTGTTGATGGATGAGCCCTGCTCGGCGTTGGATCCCATCTCGACGATGGCCATCGAGGAGCTGATCTCCCAGCTCAAGCAGGACTACACCATCGTCATCGTCACCCACAACATGCAGCAGGCCGCGCGGGTGAGCGATCAGACGGCGTTCTTCAACCTGGAGGCCGTCGGCAAACCCGGCCGGTTGGTCGAGATCGACGGCACCGAGAAGATCTTCTCTAATCCGAGACTTAAGGAAACCGAGGACTACATCTCGGGCCGCTTTGGCTGA
- the pstB gene encoding phosphate ABC transporter ATP-binding protein PstB, with protein MAKRLDLTDLNIYYGSFHAVADVSLSVPPRSVTAFIGPSGCGKSTVLRTLNRMHETTPGARIEGSVLLDGENIYRPGIDPVGVRQAVGMVFQRPNPFPTMSIRDNVVAGLKLQGIRNRQKLDETAEFSLRGANLWNEVKDRLDKPGGGLSGGQQQRLCIARAIAVQPDVLLMDEPCSALDPISTMAIEELISQLKQDYTIVIVTHNMQQAARVSDQTAFFNLVEAGKPGRLVEIDGTEKIFSNPSFKETEDYISGRFG; from the coding sequence GTGGCTAAAAGGTTGGACCTCACCGACCTCAACATCTATTACGGGTCGTTTCACGCGGTGGCCGACGTGTCGCTGTCGGTACCGCCACGCAGCGTCACCGCGTTCATCGGTCCATCGGGCTGCGGCAAGTCGACGGTGCTGCGCACGCTCAACCGGATGCACGAGACCACCCCGGGGGCCCGAATCGAGGGTTCGGTGCTGCTCGACGGCGAGAACATCTACCGTCCGGGAATCGACCCGGTGGGAGTCCGTCAAGCCGTCGGAATGGTGTTTCAGCGACCGAATCCCTTCCCCACCATGTCAATTCGCGACAACGTGGTGGCGGGGCTCAAGCTGCAGGGAATCCGCAACCGCCAAAAGCTCGACGAAACCGCGGAGTTCTCCCTGCGCGGGGCGAACCTGTGGAATGAGGTCAAGGACCGGCTGGACAAGCCCGGTGGCGGGCTGTCGGGTGGTCAGCAGCAGCGGCTGTGCATCGCGCGGGCGATTGCGGTGCAACCCGATGTGCTGTTGATGGATGAGCCCTGCTCGGCGTTGGATCCCATCTCGACGATGGCCATCGAGGAGCTGATCTCCCAGCTCAAGCAGGACTACACCATCGTGATCGTCACCCACAACATGCAGCAGGCGGCGCGGGTGAGCGATCAGACGGCGTTCTTCAACCTGGTTGAGGCTGGCAAGCCCGGCCGGTTGGTCGAGATCGACGGCACCGAGAAGATCTTCTCCAACCCGAGCTTCAAGGAAACCGAGGACTACATCTCCGGCCGCTTCGGCTAG
- the pstA gene encoding phosphate ABC transporter permease PstA has translation MTALLDRPVKLRTFAGVGVRRRMANSIATLLVTFAMALALVPLVWVMYSVFKFGFGVVSTSTWWTHSQAGMTAFVAGGGAYHAIVGTLLQGLLCAAISIPVGIFVAIYLVEYGAGTRLGKLATFSVDILTGVPSIVAALFIYALWVATLGFHRSGFAVSLSLVLLMVPVIVRATEEMLRIIPMDLREASYALGAPKWKTITSIVIPTALSGIVTGILLALARVMGETAPLLILVGYSQAMNFDMFHGFMGSLPGMMYDQTSAGAGASAVPTDRLWGAALTLILLIAILNVAARFGARIFAPKKF, from the coding sequence ATGACCGCGTTGCTGGACCGGCCCGTGAAGCTGCGCACGTTCGCCGGGGTCGGGGTGCGCCGCCGGATGGCCAATTCGATTGCGACGCTTCTGGTCACCTTCGCGATGGCCTTGGCGTTGGTGCCCCTGGTGTGGGTGATGTACTCGGTGTTCAAATTCGGTTTCGGTGTCGTCAGTACCAGTACCTGGTGGACGCACTCGCAGGCCGGTATGACGGCATTCGTGGCCGGCGGCGGCGCTTACCATGCGATCGTCGGGACGCTACTGCAAGGACTGCTGTGCGCGGCCATCTCGATCCCGGTCGGGATCTTCGTCGCGATCTATCTCGTCGAATACGGTGCCGGCACCCGCCTGGGCAAGCTCGCGACCTTCTCGGTCGACATCCTGACCGGAGTGCCGTCGATCGTCGCAGCGCTGTTCATCTACGCGCTGTGGGTGGCCACCTTGGGATTTCACCGATCCGGGTTCGCGGTGTCGCTGTCGTTGGTGCTGCTGATGGTGCCGGTGATCGTGCGCGCGACCGAGGAGATGCTGCGGATCATTCCGATGGACCTGCGCGAAGCCAGCTACGCGCTGGGCGCACCGAAGTGGAAGACCATCACCAGCATCGTGATTCCGACCGCGTTGTCGGGCATCGTCACCGGAATCCTGTTGGCGCTGGCCCGGGTGATGGGCGAGACCGCGCCGCTGTTGATCCTGGTCGGCTATTCGCAGGCCATGAATTTCGATATGTTCCACGGCTTCATGGGGTCGCTGCCGGGAATGATGTATGACCAGACCTCGGCGGGGGCGGGCGCCAGCGCGGTTCCCACGGACCGTCTCTGGGGCGCCGCGCTGACGCTCATCCTGCTGATCGCGATACTCAATGTCGCGGCCAGGTTCGGGGCACGCATCTTCGCTCCCAAGAAGTTCTAG
- the pstC gene encoding phosphate ABC transporter permease subunit PstC, with protein sequence MSAPASKPSVIRTAVRSTGSRLQDRLFRLVAEGSGVLIIVLISAVGGFLLLRAIPALQRNRENFFTYGGSWVTTNTSAMHFGIAEMLQVTVFVSVFALVLAMPVALGVAVYLAEYAPRRLVGLLGYMVELLAAVPSIIYGAWGLYVLAPQLRGTALWLNEHLGGIFLFADGNASVAGGGTIFIGGIVLAVMILPIITAVTREVLAQTPRGQVEAALALGATRWEVIKMVVLPFGRSGYISAAMLGLGRALGETVALLIILRSTQKAFNWSLFDGGSTFATKIAATASEFNDQYKAGAYIAAGLVLFVLTLIVNALARVAITQKVHS encoded by the coding sequence GTGTCCGCGCCTGCATCGAAGCCGTCGGTGATCCGGACGGCGGTGCGTTCCACCGGAAGTCGCCTGCAAGATCGGCTGTTCCGCCTGGTGGCAGAAGGCTCCGGGGTGCTGATCATCGTGTTGATCAGCGCGGTCGGGGGCTTCCTACTGCTTCGGGCGATACCGGCATTGCAGCGCAACCGGGAGAATTTCTTCACCTACGGCGGCAGTTGGGTCACCACCAACACCTCCGCCATGCACTTCGGCATCGCGGAGATGTTGCAGGTGACGGTGTTCGTCTCGGTGTTCGCGCTCGTGCTGGCCATGCCGGTCGCTCTGGGCGTCGCGGTCTATCTCGCCGAATACGCGCCCCGACGACTGGTGGGGCTCCTGGGCTACATGGTCGAGCTCCTTGCCGCCGTGCCGTCGATCATCTACGGGGCGTGGGGCCTGTACGTGCTGGCCCCCCAGTTGCGCGGCACCGCGCTATGGCTCAACGAACATCTCGGTGGAATCTTCCTGTTCGCCGACGGCAACGCGTCGGTGGCGGGCGGCGGCACCATCTTCATCGGCGGAATCGTGCTGGCGGTGATGATCCTGCCGATCATCACCGCGGTCACCCGCGAGGTGCTGGCCCAGACGCCCCGCGGCCAGGTCGAGGCCGCGCTGGCGCTGGGCGCCACCCGCTGGGAAGTCATCAAGATGGTGGTGTTGCCGTTCGGCCGCTCCGGCTACATCAGCGCCGCGATGCTGGGGTTGGGCCGCGCGCTCGGTGAGACGGTGGCGTTGCTGATCATCCTGCGCTCCACCCAGAAGGCGTTCAACTGGTCGCTGTTCGACGGCGGTTCCACCTTCGCCACCAAGATCGCCGCCACCGCATCGGAGTTCAACGATCAGTACAAGGCGGGTGCCTACATCGCAGCCGGGTTGGTGCTGTTCGTGCTGACGCTCATCGTCAACGCGCTGGCGCGCGTCGCGATCACCCAGAAGGTGCATTCATGA
- the pstS gene encoding phosphate ABC transporter substrate-binding protein PstS, which translates to MKRTKAGLALVAAAMTGLALSGCGSDDNTASPAGTGTTAGKADSAECAGKNTLTAEGSTAQQNAIAVFNQVWGKQCSGKNLSYNPTGSGAGREQFIAGHVDFAGSDSPLGEAQVAEAADRCGQNPAWHLPLVFGPVSMAYHLDGVENLVLNGDVLARIFSGAITSWNDPALVALNPGVELPAIAITPIYRSDSSGTTDNFQKYLSAAAPQTWTKGEGSEFQGGVGEGAQKSAGVVQAVQSTPGAIGYVEKGFADQANLRSAMIDSGSGVVAATDESAGVAIQSAGFVSEDSNDMRLDLRSLYGTKQAAAYPLVLVTYEIVCSKGYDPDTSAAVKSFLRTASTSGQDELSSAGYVRLPDQLKRRLSAAIDAIQ; encoded by the coding sequence ATGAAACGCACAAAGGCGGGTCTTGCGCTGGTGGCGGCCGCGATGACCGGTCTGGCGCTCAGTGGCTGCGGCAGCGATGACAACACCGCAAGCCCGGCGGGGACCGGTACCACCGCGGGCAAAGCCGACTCCGCCGAGTGCGCCGGTAAGAACACGCTGACCGCCGAGGGATCGACTGCTCAGCAGAACGCGATCGCAGTGTTCAACCAGGTGTGGGGCAAGCAGTGCTCGGGCAAGAACCTGTCCTACAACCCGACCGGGTCGGGTGCGGGCCGCGAACAGTTCATCGCCGGGCACGTCGACTTCGCCGGTTCGGACTCGCCGCTGGGCGAAGCCCAAGTCGCCGAGGCGGCCGACCGGTGCGGCCAGAACCCGGCATGGCATCTGCCGCTGGTGTTCGGGCCGGTCAGCATGGCCTACCACCTCGACGGAGTGGAGAACCTGGTCCTCAACGGTGACGTGCTGGCCCGGATCTTCAGCGGTGCCATCACCAGCTGGAACGATCCCGCGCTGGTCGCCCTCAACCCGGGCGTGGAACTGCCGGCGATCGCCATCACGCCGATCTACCGCTCGGACTCGTCGGGCACCACCGACAACTTCCAGAAGTACCTCAGCGCCGCGGCGCCGCAGACCTGGACCAAGGGCGAAGGCAGCGAATTCCAGGGCGGCGTCGGCGAGGGTGCGCAGAAGTCGGCCGGGGTGGTACAGGCGGTGCAGAGCACGCCGGGTGCCATCGGCTACGTCGAGAAGGGCTTCGCCGACCAGGCCAACCTCCGGTCGGCGATGATCGACTCGGGCTCCGGAGTGGTCGCCGCGACCGACGAATCGGCCGGTGTGGCGATCCAGTCGGCCGGATTCGTCTCCGAGGACAGCAACGACATGCGGCTGGACCTGAGGTCGCTCTACGGCACCAAGCAGGCCGCTGCCTACCCGCTAGTCTTGGTGACCTATGAGATCGTCTGCTCCAAAGGCTACGACCCCGACACCTCGGCGGCCGTGAAGTCCTTCCTCAGGACGGCCTCCACCAGCGGCCAGGACGAATTGTCGTCCGCCGGTTACGTTCGGTTGCCGGACCAGTTGAAACGGCGCCTCAGTGCCGCCATCGACGCGATCCAGTAG
- the mshD gene encoding mycothiol synthase gives MTAPQWHAALTDEEQRQIRELITAAGDHDGVAPVGEQVLRELAASRTEHLVAGDGATVLGYLNLTAGSADAAPMAELVVAPHARRRGIGAAMARAALARTDGRTRFWAHGTLPAAQSTASALGLATVRELLQMRRSLRGLPQPTIPPGVSIRTYAGPADDAELLRVNNAAFSWHPEQGGWTAEDLAQRRAEAWFDPAGLFLAFDGPELLGFHWTKIHAGKPGAESAGEVYVVGVDPAAQGRGLGRVLTEVGLAYLADRLADVDSPIVLLYVEADNTAALRTYQQLGFVVHSVDTAYAAADQP, from the coding sequence GTGACCGCCCCGCAGTGGCACGCCGCACTGACCGATGAGGAGCAGCGGCAGATTCGCGAGCTGATCACTGCCGCCGGCGACCACGACGGCGTCGCCCCGGTAGGTGAGCAGGTACTGCGGGAGCTCGCCGCGTCCCGCACCGAACACTTGGTCGCCGGTGACGGCGCAACGGTGCTGGGGTACTTGAACCTGACCGCCGGCTCGGCGGACGCCGCGCCGATGGCGGAGCTGGTGGTGGCGCCGCACGCCCGCCGGCGCGGTATCGGGGCGGCGATGGCCCGCGCCGCACTGGCCAGAACCGACGGCCGCACCCGGTTCTGGGCGCATGGCACACTGCCCGCCGCTCAGTCCACCGCCTCGGCGCTGGGCCTGGCCACGGTGCGCGAGTTGCTGCAGATGCGCCGCTCGCTGCGCGGACTGCCGCAGCCGACGATCCCGCCGGGGGTGTCGATCCGTACCTACGCGGGTCCCGCCGACGACGCCGAACTGCTGCGGGTCAACAACGCCGCGTTCTCCTGGCATCCGGAGCAGGGCGGCTGGACGGCGGAGGATCTGGCGCAGCGGCGAGCCGAGGCGTGGTTCGATCCGGCCGGGCTGTTCCTGGCGTTCGACGGGCCCGAGCTGTTGGGGTTTCACTGGACCAAGATCCACGCCGGCAAACCGGGCGCCGAAAGCGCCGGAGAGGTCTACGTCGTGGGAGTCGATCCGGCCGCTCAGGGCCGCGGTCTGGGCCGGGTGCTCACCGAGGTAGGCCTGGCCTACCTGGCGGACCGGCTCGCCGATGTCGACTCGCCGATTGTGCTGCTCTACGTCGAGGCCGACAACACAGCGGCGTTGCGCACCTACCAGCAGTTGGGTTTTGTGGTGCACAGTGTCGACACCGCTTACGCCGCAGCGGATCAGCCTTGA
- a CDS encoding winged helix-turn-helix transcriptional regulator, which produces MELLLLTADLHPDGVLPSLSLLAHTVRTAAPEVSALLEAGSAEVVLVDARTDLAAARGLCRLLSATAGSVPVVAIVTEGGLVAVNAEWGIDEILLPGTGPAETDARLRLLTGRRGAPAAEQASGQTKLGELVIDEGTYTARLRGRPLDLTYKEFELLKYLTQHVGRVFTRAQLLQEVWGYDFFGGTRTVDVHVRRLRAKLGPEYESLIGTVRNVGYKAVRPVRGHSSAASDDEGDDGDDESVEDLDGADGGAPEPLTSQ; this is translated from the coding sequence TTGGAGCTACTGCTGTTGACCGCTGACCTGCACCCCGACGGGGTGCTGCCGTCGCTGTCCCTGCTTGCGCACACCGTGCGGACAGCGGCGCCAGAGGTTTCTGCGCTGCTCGAGGCCGGTTCGGCCGAGGTGGTTCTGGTCGACGCGCGCACCGATCTGGCCGCGGCGCGCGGACTGTGCCGGCTGCTCAGTGCCACCGCGGGGTCGGTCCCGGTGGTCGCCATCGTGACCGAGGGCGGACTGGTGGCGGTCAACGCCGAGTGGGGTATCGACGAAATTCTGCTTCCAGGTACCGGGCCCGCCGAGACCGACGCCCGGTTGCGCCTGCTGACCGGTCGCCGCGGCGCGCCGGCCGCCGAGCAGGCGTCGGGCCAGACCAAGCTCGGCGAGCTGGTGATCGATGAGGGCACCTACACCGCGCGGCTGCGGGGCCGGCCGCTGGACCTGACCTACAAGGAGTTCGAGCTGCTGAAGTACCTCACCCAACATGTCGGCCGGGTGTTCACCCGGGCGCAGTTGTTGCAAGAGGTCTGGGGCTACGACTTCTTCGGTGGTACTCGCACGGTCGACGTGCACGTCCGGCGGTTGCGCGCCAAGCTGGGGCCGGAATACGAGTCGTTGATCGGCACGGTCCGCAACGTCGGATACAAGGCTGTCCGGCCGGTGCGGGGTCATTCCTCGGCCGCCTCCGACGACGAGGGGGACGACGGGGACGACGAATCGGTGGAGGACCTCGACGGCGCCGACGGCGGTGCGCCCGAGCCCCTGACCAGTCAGTGA